The sequence below is a genomic window from Pyrobaculum sp. 3827-6.
AGGAGGCCGGCCTCGACGTGATTACAGACGGGGAGCAGAGGAGGACATCATTCGTGGCCTTCGTCGGGCAGAAGATCAGAGGGTTCAAGATCGTGAGGGTGGAGGAGCTCCACCCAGACGCAAAGGAGATTATGAAGAAGTACAAGGCCCCCCTCACCCTGTGGCGCCCCGTCATCGCGGGCTACATAGAGGAGAGCGTCCTGGCGGTGGACGAGGTTCAGTACGCGAGGAGAATTACGCAGAGGCCCCTTAAGGTGACCCTGCCGTCTCCCTACCTCATCATGTGGGAGGCGTGGCACGCCAAGATCTCCTCCCCCTACTACCCCAAGCCCGAGTACGCCGCCGAGGCCTACGCCAAGGTGCTCAGAGGCGAGATCTCCAGACTTATAGACGCCGGGGTTGCCTTCATCCAGCTGGACGAGCCCATGCTGGGCGACCTCATCGAGGCCGAGCCCGACAAGCCCGACCGCTACAAACAAGTGGCCTCGGAGCTCTACGGCCAGAAGTACCGAGGGCTGAGGGACGAGATCCAGCTGGCGGTGGACCTGGCAAACGAGGTGGTGAAGGGCTACGGCTCCTCGGTTAGGCTAGGCATGCACCTCGACCGCTGGCCCACAGAGGAGTCCCCCGTGGTGGGCTACGAGAGGCTGGCCCCCCAGATATTCGACATAAAGGTGAGGCAGTACGTCGTGGAGTACAAACACCCCAGGATGGGCAACCCCGAGGAGTTCGCCAAAATCCTCCCAAGCGACAAGGAGATAGGCCTCGGCTCCATAGACGTCCGGGACCCCAAGCGCGTGGAGACTGTGGAGGAGGTGGTGTCCCACGTGGAGAGAATTGTGAAGTACGTCGACCCCACGCGGATATGGCTAAACCCAGACTGCGGATTCGCCCCCGGCATGTACCGCGCCTTCCCACGCCACGTCGCCATAGAGAAGCTAAAAGTAATGGTAAAAGCAGCCAAGACCCTAAGAGAGAAGTACTGGTGGGCCTAAGTCAACGCATCTCCCGAAGCTCTTTTTTAGCCCTCTCCAAGACATCCTCTGTAACATAGATAAAGGCCGAGAGTTCATGAAGTAGCCTTTCGGCTTCGCTAGGCGACACCACGCCCCGTTTAGCTAATAGGATCACAAGGCCAAGCGTGCCCATAACCTTGAGACCAAGCCTTTCCGCTTTCCTTCTAGCTCTCGCGTCATCAGTTACCAGCTCAGCATCCTCACCTCTCTCTACATATTCTTTGCACAGCTGGATAGCTTCAGCCTCACCTGCCCCCAAGGTCTCAATTCTATAACCCTCACTTGGCTGAACCGACGTGAAGGGTGGATCTTCAAATACATGGCCTGCTGAGTAGAGTTCATCAAGCACGGCGCGGGGAACAATGATCTCTACACCACGTTGTTGCAAATCGGCAAGAAGGTTTAATTTATTAGCATTT
It includes:
- a CDS encoding cobalamin-independent methionine synthase II family protein; the protein is MSIPRTFITSVVGSWPRPTWLIEAFEKFEKGQLDQQTFTQYLDDAVKLAIKDQEEAGLDVITDGEQRRTSFVAFVGQKIRGFKIVRVEELHPDAKEIMKKYKAPLTLWRPVIAGYIEESVLAVDEVQYARRITQRPLKVTLPSPYLIMWEAWHAKISSPYYPKPEYAAEAYAKVLRGEISRLIDAGVAFIQLDEPMLGDLIEAEPDKPDRYKQVASELYGQKYRGLRDEIQLAVDLANEVVKGYGSSVRLGMHLDRWPTEESPVVGYERLAPQIFDIKVRQYVVEYKHPRMGNPEEFAKILPSDKEIGLGSIDVRDPKRVETVEEVVSHVERIVKYVDPTRIWLNPDCGFAPGMYRAFPRHVAIEKLKVMVKAAKTLREKYWWA